The proteins below come from a single Mya arenaria isolate MELC-2E11 chromosome 8, ASM2691426v1 genomic window:
- the LOC128243259 gene encoding deubiquitinase OTUD6B-like: MADADDEKCDAETLLIRRQRKEKKDLQGDIQKLKSGISKGDKKKKKEVSEKIALLEAELSERHDKELKELQEQVNQGVSPCDPDVVEAQQGVAGLAMSEHGGKSSVIEDMQTSKKPSKAQKRRAKKAAADQEREDRIHEQEIENLTSSRNMEAVRITGLLSTRGLQIHEIPSDGNCLYAAICHQMKSRKLTHSVDSLRSKVAAYMREHAADFMPFLTTDSGDCFTDDDFEKYCVELETTPAWGGQLEIQALCEVLKVPIEVVQSEGPPLVTGEQFQDPPVILTYLRHAYGLGEHYHSVEEKQEDTTDDFT, from the exons GTGATATTCAGAAACTGAAATCAGGCATATCAAAAGGTGACAAGAAGAAAAAGAAGGAAGTGTCAGAGAAAATTGCTTTGCTCGAGGCTGAGCTTAGTGAGAGACATGATAAAGAACTGAAGGAATTGCAGGAACAG GTCAATCAGGGGGTGTCACCATGTGACCCAGATGTTGTGGAGGCACAGCAGGGTGTGGCTGGTCTGGCCATGTCTGAACATGGGGGAAAAAGCAGTGTTATTGAGGATATGCAGACATCCAAGAAACCAAGCAAGGCACAAAAAAGAAGG GCCAAAAAGGCTGCCGCCGACCAGGAACGTGAAGATAGAATACATGAGCAGGAAATAGAAAACCTGACCTCCTCCAGAAACATGGAGGCTGTACGGATCACTGGACTGCTCTCCACAAGGGGACTCCAGATACATGAG ATTCCTTCTGATGGTAATTG TTTGTATGCAGCCATTTGCCATCAGATGAAATCAAGAAAGTTAACA CATTCAGTGGACAGTCTCAGAAGCAAGGTAGCGGCGTACATGCGGGAACATGCGGCTGACTTCATGCCTTTCCTTACCACTGACAGTGGTGACTGCTTCACCGATG atgACTTTGAGAAGTACTGTGTTGAGCTGGAGACTACACCAGCCTGGGGCGGTCAGCTGGAG ATCCAGGCACTGTGTGAGGTGTTAAAGGTCCCTATAGAGGTTGTACAATCCGAGGGGCCGCCACTTGTCACCGGGGAACAGTTCCAGGACCCGCCTGTTATCTTGAC GTATCTCCGACATGCCTATGGGTTAGGAGAACATTACCATTCGGTGGAGGAGAAACAGGAAGATACCACTGATGATTTTACTTGA